A genomic segment from Chloroflexota bacterium encodes:
- a CDS encoding response regulator transcription factor, with translation MLNLLLVEDNEKLRAALKAGIEATREIRVTRDCATGEDALAYALDASPDAVLMDVQLASELNGIQTAMALRRELPRLPIVFYSIQDDDAYYRDFRRSGILSHYAYVRKSNYLLPQMIVGLLRDAVAGRSFIDPEIEARVHEVQHKDEHSPMNLLEPAEHAVAQLLAQGLTNEQIAARMGFRDKRTISRINGQIYAQWGLADSTTDEKVARTRAAIIARAERLITWDDAGVARVMNERGEWIEL, from the coding sequence ATGCTCAACCTCCTTCTCGTCGAGGACAATGAAAAACTCCGCGCCGCGTTGAAAGCCGGGATAGAGGCGACGCGCGAGATTCGCGTGACGCGCGATTGCGCGACCGGCGAAGATGCGCTCGCATACGCGCTCGATGCGTCGCCGGACGCGGTGTTGATGGACGTGCAACTGGCGAGCGAGTTGAATGGTATTCAAACCGCGATGGCGCTTCGCCGCGAACTGCCGCGCTTGCCCATCGTCTTTTATTCGATCCAAGACGACGACGCGTACTATCGCGATTTTCGGCGGTCGGGCATCCTCAGTCATTACGCGTACGTTCGCAAATCGAATTACCTTCTGCCGCAAATGATCGTCGGCTTATTGCGCGATGCGGTTGCGGGACGCAGTTTCATTGATCCGGAAATCGAAGCGCGTGTCCACGAGGTGCAACACAAGGACGAACACTCGCCGATGAATTTGCTCGAACCCGCCGAGCATGCCGTCGCGCAATTGCTCGCGCAAGGATTGACGAACGAGCAAATCGCCGCGCGGATGGGTTTCCGCGACAAGCGCACGATCAGCCGCATCAACGGACAAATCTACGCGCAGTGGGGGCTTGCCGATTCGACGACCGACGAAAAGGTCGCGCGCACGCGCGCCGCGATCATCGCGCGCGCGGAACGATTGATTACCTGGGACGACGCAGGCGTCGCGCGCGTGATGAACGAACGCGGCGAATGGATTGAGTTATGA
- a CDS encoding B12-binding domain-containing radical SAM protein, translating to MRLLLVTAEDPLTLDARSHELIRFPQLTMPLLAALTPPQWNITHTDEIVQPVDTHHQYDLVGITAATPGAPHAYALAEAFRAHGTPVVMGGPHATLLPYEVASHANIVVVGEAEPVWARVVQDFERATRYAIGTHLIHSETGANVQVLPNGAKIYRCPTPARLAGLPHSRRDLIQNGGWNKWWATKIPMIATRGCPRECDYCSIPLIYPQANRIRLRPVQEVVAEIAAKPDKGVVFWDDNIGANARYAKELFRALAPLNRWWTSQTTMESIRDDEFLQLAAKSGCQALFVGLESVNQSSLDGTGKRHNHVGGYRHLLQHFHRYGIALQAGVMFGFDGDDRDTFARTVDLLGEIGLDNATISLMAPFPGTPALHKLETEGRIIDRDWRHYNGKTHVVFRPKQMTPDELMAGYEWAKTQFYAPSHIIKRLAISQTGLWWNIPRNLGYYFGLTSEVHARAAMHQPEKTETWKLVEGAANGH from the coding sequence ATGAGATTGTTGCTTGTCACCGCCGAAGACCCGCTGACGCTTGACGCGCGCTCACATGAATTGATCCGCTTTCCACAATTGACGATGCCGTTGCTCGCCGCATTGACACCGCCCCAATGGAATATCACCCACACGGATGAAATCGTTCAGCCCGTGGACACGCATCACCAGTATGACTTGGTCGGCATAACGGCGGCAACGCCGGGCGCGCCTCACGCGTATGCACTCGCCGAAGCATTTCGCGCGCATGGAACGCCTGTCGTGATGGGCGGTCCGCACGCGACACTGTTGCCGTACGAAGTAGCTAGCCACGCGAACATCGTCGTCGTTGGCGAAGCAGAGCCAGTGTGGGCACGCGTCGTCCAAGATTTTGAACGCGCAACGCGCTATGCCATCGGCACACACCTCATTCACTCGGAAACCGGCGCAAACGTACAAGTCCTGCCCAACGGCGCAAAGATTTACCGCTGTCCAACGCCAGCCCGTCTTGCCGGGTTGCCGCATTCTCGGCGCGACTTGATTCAGAACGGCGGTTGGAACAAATGGTGGGCAACCAAAATACCCATGATTGCCACGCGTGGTTGTCCACGCGAATGCGATTATTGCAGCATCCCCCTGATCTATCCGCAGGCGAACCGGATTCGCTTGCGTCCGGTACAAGAGGTAGTCGCGGAAATCGCCGCCAAACCGGACAAGGGCGTGGTCTTTTGGGATGACAACATCGGCGCCAATGCGCGTTACGCCAAAGAATTGTTCCGCGCGCTCGCTCCGTTGAACCGTTGGTGGACTAGCCAGACCACGATGGAATCTATCCGCGACGACGAATTCTTACAACTCGCCGCCAAGAGCGGCTGCCAAGCCCTCTTCGTCGGGTTGGAGAGCGTGAACCAATCCAGCTTGGATGGAACTGGCAAGAGGCACAATCACGTCGGCGGCTATCGCCATCTTCTGCAACACTTTCATCGTTACGGCATCGCATTGCAAGCCGGCGTCATGTTTGGATTTGACGGCGACGACCGCGACACGTTTGCGCGCACGGTAGACCTACTGGGCGAGATCGGGCTAGACAACGCGACGATCAGCTTGATGGCGCCATTCCCAGGAACGCCGGCGCTCCACAAACTTGAAACCGAAGGTCGTATCATTGATCGCGATTGGCGACATTACAATGGCAAAACACACGTCGTCTTTCGTCCGAAACAAATGACGCCCGACGAATTGATGGCTGGGTACGAATGGGCAAAGACCCAGTTCTATGCGCCCAGTCACATCATAAAACGATTGGCAATCAGCCAGACTGGGTTGTGGTGGAACATTCCACGCAACCTGGGTTACTATTTCGGGCTGACCAGCGAGGTTCATGCACGTGCTGCCATGCACCAACCCGAAAAGACGGAGACCTGGAAACTAGTCGAAGGAGCCGCCAATGGACATTGA
- a CDS encoding RNA-dependent DNA polymerase — MADRRTISTRRRNGCRDRTLARRLAQGECVGGERAARRYKATMYTELCSWDNLLFAYRRAAKGKRGQPPAAAFEYRLEDNLLALQRELRDQTYQPGAYTSFYIHEPKRRLISAAPFRDRVVHHALCQLIEPVFERSFIFDSYANRKKKGTHRALDRAQEFARRYRYVLQCDLRQFFPSIDHAILRATLARKINDAQVLWLIDQILASGVGVLSDEYAMTWFLGDDLFAVNRARGLPIGNLTSQFWANCYLNPFDHFVKRELKCEGYVRYVDDFLLFADEKTNLWNWKNAIIKRLAQLRVTLHENTAQARPVTTGMPFLGFTIYPTHRRLKRRNGIAFQRRLCERMREYAVGRISLDCLTASVLGWVNHARFGDTRGLRRAVLFAARVPKQFA, encoded by the coding sequence ATGGCTGACCGCCGGACAATATCAACACGCCGCCGAAATGGTTGCCGAGATCGGACGCTTGCTCGGCGGCTGGCGCAAGGTGAGTGCGTAGGGGGCGAGCGAGCCGCTCGCCGCTACAAAGCGACGATGTACACCGAATTGTGTTCCTGGGATAACCTTTTGTTCGCGTACCGTCGCGCCGCCAAAGGCAAGCGCGGTCAGCCGCCCGCCGCCGCGTTCGAGTACCGGCTCGAAGACAACTTGCTCGCGTTGCAACGCGAACTGCGCGACCAAACGTACCAGCCCGGCGCGTACACCAGTTTTTACATCCACGAACCCAAACGACGGTTGATCTCTGCCGCGCCGTTCCGCGACCGCGTCGTCCATCACGCGCTCTGCCAGCTCATCGAACCGGTTTTCGAGCGGTCGTTCATCTTCGATTCGTACGCGAATCGCAAGAAGAAGGGAACGCATCGCGCGTTGGATCGCGCGCAGGAATTCGCGCGGCGGTATCGGTACGTTTTGCAGTGCGATCTGCGTCAGTTCTTTCCCTCGATTGACCACGCGATTCTGCGCGCGACGCTCGCGCGGAAAATTAACGACGCGCAAGTATTGTGGCTGATTGACCAGATTCTCGCCAGCGGCGTCGGCGTCTTGTCCGACGAGTACGCGATGACCTGGTTTCTCGGCGATGATTTGTTCGCGGTGAATCGCGCGCGCGGGTTGCCCATCGGCAATCTGACGTCCCAGTTTTGGGCGAACTGCTATCTCAATCCTTTCGATCATTTTGTAAAACGGGAACTGAAATGCGAGGGATATGTTCGTTACGTGGACGATTTTTTGCTCTTTGCGGACGAGAAAACAAATTTGTGGAATTGGAAGAACGCGATCATCAAACGCCTGGCGCAATTACGCGTGACCTTGCACGAAAATACCGCGCAGGCGCGCCCGGTTACGACGGGGATGCCGTTTCTTGGATTTACGATTTACCCAACGCATCGCCGGCTGAAGCGGCGTAACGGCATCGCGTTCCAACGCCGCTTGTGCGAGCGGATGCGCGAGTATGCTGTTGGACGCATTTCTCTCGATTGCCTTACGGCTTCAGTGTTGGGCTGGGTCAATCACGCGCGCTTTGGCGATACGCGCGGTTTACGCCGTGCGGTGCTATTTGCCGCGCGCGTGCCGAAACAGTTTGCGTGA
- the avd gene encoding diversity-generating retroelement protein Avd, with protein sequence MNSRAEMPIFTRTFDFITWLLPMTNHFPRAHRFTFTQRLLDAAFDLSERLNEANYRHGKARLERLDRADESLDKVRLYLRHAARWEWLTAGQYQHAAEMVAEIGRLLGGWRKVSA encoded by the coding sequence ATGAACTCACGCGCCGAAATGCCGATCTTTACGCGCACGTTCGATTTTATCACGTGGCTGTTGCCGATGACGAATCATTTTCCGCGCGCACATCGTTTCACGTTCACGCAACGCTTGCTCGACGCCGCGTTCGATTTGAGTGAACGCTTGAACGAGGCGAACTATCGGCACGGCAAAGCGCGGTTGGAACGGTTGGATCGCGCGGACGAATCGCTCGACAAGGTGCGGTTGTATCTGCGGCACGCCGCGCGTTGGGAATGGCTGACCGCCGGACAATATCAACACGCCGCCGAAATGGTTGCCGAGATCGGACGCTTGCTCGGCGGCTGGCGCAAGGTGAGTGCGTAG
- a CDS encoding SUMF1/EgtB/PvdO family nonheme iron enzyme codes for MCHAACLVLHSLRIHLGAGLTGNETRVLRGGSWNNNQNNVRAACRNRNHPNNRNDNIGFRVVAGRHGSPIKTFAVVKTAKVWFARNAVRQA; via the coding sequence ATTTGCCACGCGGCGTGTCTTGTGCTACATTCGCTCCGCATCCATCTGGGTGCAGGGCTGACCGGAAACGAAACCCGCGTGTTGCGCGGCGGCTCGTGGAACAACAATCAGAACAACGTCCGCGCGGCGTGTCGCAACAGGAACCATCCCAACAACAGGAATGACAACATCGGTTTTCGCGTTGTGGCGGGTCGTCATGGCTCTCCGATCAAAACCTTCGCGGTTGTCAAGACCGCGAAGGTTTGGTTTGCCAGAAATGCGGTGCGTCAGGCGTAG
- a CDS encoding chromate transporter gives MLLWDIFVLFTRVAMFSWGGGPASLALMQREVTSAKWIPPGASEPVAWATPEEFADAVALGNALPGPIAPQVSAYVGYKLAGVGGAVAAAGGTVLPTTILMLVMVVAFFGVKDLPALKSMITAVRPIVVGLLLWTAYDMAFTVLNAKKLGWSAGIAQSWDKLALAIVSFGLFTFTDINPVFIILGAAALGFIIYR, from the coding sequence ATGTTGTTGTGGGACATTTTCGTTCTCTTTACGCGCGTGGCGATGTTTTCGTGGGGCGGCGGTCCGGCATCGCTTGCGTTGATGCAACGCGAAGTGACATCGGCGAAATGGATTCCGCCGGGCGCGAGTGAGCCGGTGGCGTGGGCAACGCCGGAGGAATTCGCGGACGCGGTTGCGTTGGGCAACGCGTTGCCCGGTCCCATCGCGCCGCAAGTGTCCGCGTATGTCGGTTACAAACTCGCCGGGGTTGGGGGCGCGGTTGCCGCGGCGGGCGGCACGGTTTTGCCGACGACGATCTTGATGTTGGTGATGGTCGTCGCGTTTTTCGGCGTCAAGGATTTGCCCGCGCTCAAATCCATGATTACCGCGGTGCGCCCGATCGTCGTCGGCTTGCTGTTGTGGACGGCGTACGATATGGCGTTTACGGTGTTGAACGCGAAAAAATTGGGTTGGAGCGCCGGGATCGCCCAGAGTTGGGATAAACTCGCGCTGGCGATTGTCTCGTTCGGTTTGTTCACGTTTACCGATATCAATCCGGTGTTCATCATCCTGGGCGCGGCGGCGCTGGGATTCATCATCTATCGTTAG
- a CDS encoding B12-binding domain-containing radical SAM protein gives MDIDIIVVYMQRYKHGHEYNFVPPITGIHLAALTPARHRVRVIHQQVERIDLDTDADLIALSFFSGFAPEAYRLAREFKRRGKRVIAGGPHVTFWADEALAHGCDAVVIGEAESVWTQLLDDAERGALQPKYFGTPTSLENLPTPRYDLLSPRFFVHRVVQATRGCPFSCSFCSVPAINPGFRMRPVADVLRDVRYDAFKQGWQRKVVWFWDDNLTAKRAYIKELLRAMIPLNKWWLTQASMDIVRDEELLNLMKQSGCIGVFFGIESFGSESLKDANKRQNKIEEYKNAIAAMHARGIAVMAGFIAGFDGDTRESIVEMAQRLREIGVDVPFLSVLTPYKGTPLYESLEAQNRLLRERGWQYYNGYNVAFQPRQMSASELLAAHRELWYTAFSPAHIATRLARHAPRLRFGAQCLSLAMNGFYGLKALRGNAPMDARHIAAPTRIGPFVEQTTRASSEFIELVGTAVRVAQAM, from the coding sequence ATGGACATTGACATCATCGTCGTTTACATGCAACGATACAAACACGGACACGAATACAATTTTGTTCCGCCGATTACCGGCATTCATCTCGCCGCGCTCACACCCGCGCGTCATCGCGTTCGCGTGATTCATCAGCAGGTCGAGCGGATTGATCTCGATACGGATGCCGATTTGATCGCGCTGTCGTTCTTTTCCGGGTTCGCGCCCGAAGCGTACCGGCTCGCGCGCGAATTCAAGCGGCGCGGTAAACGTGTCATCGCGGGTGGACCGCACGTCACGTTTTGGGCAGACGAGGCGCTCGCGCACGGATGCGATGCGGTTGTGATCGGCGAAGCCGAATCGGTGTGGACGCAACTGCTCGACGATGCCGAACGCGGCGCGTTGCAGCCAAAATACTTTGGCACGCCAACCTCGCTTGAGAATCTACCGACGCCGCGTTACGATCTGCTCTCGCCGCGATTTTTCGTGCACCGCGTCGTGCAGGCGACGCGCGGTTGTCCGTTCAGTTGCTCGTTTTGTTCCGTGCCCGCGATCAACCCAGGTTTTCGCATGCGCCCCGTCGCGGACGTTCTGCGCGATGTTCGGTACGACGCGTTCAAGCAGGGGTGGCAACGCAAGGTCGTGTGGTTCTGGGACGACAACCTCACCGCGAAACGCGCGTACATCAAAGAACTATTGCGCGCGATGATTCCGCTGAACAAGTGGTGGCTGACGCAGGCGAGCATGGATATTGTGCGCGACGAAGAACTGCTCAACTTGATGAAACAATCCGGGTGCATCGGCGTCTTTTTCGGCATCGAGAGTTTCGGCAGCGAATCGCTCAAGGACGCGAACAAACGCCAGAACAAAATCGAGGAATACAAAAACGCGATCGCAGCGATGCACGCGCGCGGCATCGCAGTGATGGCGGGATTCATCGCGGGATTCGACGGCGACACGCGCGAGAGCATCGTCGAGATGGCGCAACGCTTGCGCGAGATTGGCGTGGACGTGCCGTTCCTCAGCGTGCTCACGCCGTACAAAGGCACGCCGCTCTACGAGTCGCTCGAAGCGCAGAATCGTTTGTTGCGCGAACGCGGCTGGCAGTACTATAACGGCTACAACGTCGCGTTTCAACCGCGCCAGATGAGCGCGAGCGAACTGCTCGCCGCCCATCGCGAGTTGTGGTACACCGCGTTCTCGCCGGCGCATATTGCGACGCGCCTCGCCCGACACGCGCCGCGTTTGCGATTCGGCGCGCAGTGCTTGTCGCTCGCGATGAATGGATTCTACGGACTCAAGGCGCTGCGCGGCAACGCGCCGATGGACGCGCGGCACATCGCCGCACCTACACGCATCGGTCCGTTCGTCGAGCAGACGACGCGCGCGTCCTCCGAGTTCATCGAATTGGTTGGCACCGCTGTGCGCGTCGCACAAGCGATGTAA